In Amycolatopsis sp. EV170708-02-1, the following are encoded in one genomic region:
- the lysX gene encoding bifunctional lysylphosphatidylglycerol synthetase/lysine--tRNA ligase LysX, giving the protein MANPVSRVAPWKARAGGIVATLVQLAAVFSVILLLAGGVKGPVLRTGDIAFSALSIPTNASLVIVLLLVVLGAALRRRKRAALYTLLLFQVGGLAVTLAFQAALLWSPELLKLGPWQVRHIPHQVWVLAIADLISIGMIAFLWILRPAFPARLAPGAWRDGFTVLFGGLAAVILVGWGLSEAFPGRLADTWARFAWVVNHTTGENIQLRRVGIGEGPAWLDLVLDLSATAVATAALYTLFRGVRSRRLRTDEEELRVRRLLAEHGEDDSLGYFATRREKSVAFSPNGRAAVAYRVLAGTSVASADPIGDPDAWPDAVRAWLNEARTYGWTPGVLGASERGAKVYADAGLRALEIGDEAVLDVRDFSLAGPERRSVRQAVKRIERAGYTTKVRRHSEIPAEEMARLLLHAQQWRGAETERGFSMALGRLGDPSDGRSVMVEAYDAKGELRGMLSFVPWGRRGLSLDLMRRDRDAENGLNEYMVAEVVAASSHLGAQRISLNFAMFRAVFSEGERIGAGPVLRAWRGVLSMASRFFQLESLYRSNAKYGPDWEPRFLCYSSARRLPRVGIVAGALEGFVPTGRSGRALKLETVTDEFVAEVHRIEANAATPAPKQVRRPDQVRVRMAKLDRLREAGIDPYPVGFAREDLLGDVVSKFGDLGPDTHTDHRVRVAGRVLAMRNLGGLCFARVKDFSGEIQLMLDASVLDLGGWRRGIDLGDHVGVSGQVVTSRRGELSVLVDEWTVTAKSLHPLPDKRKGLTDPETRVRQRYLDLAVNPDSTAMLRMRSTVVRAVRERLHQGDYLEVETPMLQTVHGGANARPFITHINAYDMRMYLRIAPELYLKRLCVAGVERVFELNRNFRNEGVDATHNPEFTMLEAYQAYADYNTMRTLTRELVQCAAEAAYGAQVVRRPGPDGKVVEYDISGDWPVIPVHEAVSAALGEKIDASTSVAELQRLCRAAGVPVNEEAGHGDLVLKAHEHLVEGATVLPTFYTDYPTDVSPLTRQHRVDPRLAERWDLIAFGSEVGTAYTELTDPLEQRRRLEAQSLRAASGDVEAMELDEDFLLALEHGMPPTGGLGIGVDRLLMMLTGASIRQTVLFPFVRPQG; this is encoded by the coding sequence ATGGCAAACCCAGTGAGCCGAGTCGCGCCGTGGAAGGCGAGGGCGGGCGGAATCGTCGCCACCCTCGTGCAGCTCGCGGCCGTGTTCTCGGTGATCCTCCTGCTCGCCGGCGGCGTGAAGGGGCCGGTGCTCAGGACGGGTGACATCGCCTTCTCGGCCTTGAGCATCCCGACGAACGCGAGCCTCGTGATCGTCCTGCTGCTCGTCGTTCTCGGCGCCGCGCTCCGCCGCCGCAAACGCGCGGCCCTCTACACGCTTCTGCTGTTCCAGGTCGGCGGCCTGGCGGTGACACTGGCCTTCCAGGCCGCCCTGCTGTGGTCACCCGAACTGCTGAAACTGGGTCCGTGGCAGGTCCGGCACATTCCGCACCAGGTGTGGGTGCTGGCCATCGCCGACCTGATCTCGATCGGGATGATCGCGTTCCTCTGGATCCTGCGTCCCGCGTTCCCCGCCCGGCTCGCGCCCGGCGCCTGGCGTGATGGCTTCACGGTGCTGTTCGGCGGTCTCGCCGCGGTCATTCTGGTCGGCTGGGGCTTGAGCGAAGCCTTCCCCGGCCGTCTTGCCGACACCTGGGCGCGGTTCGCCTGGGTCGTCAACCACACGACCGGGGAGAACATCCAGCTGCGCCGGGTCGGTATCGGCGAAGGACCCGCCTGGCTCGACCTAGTGCTCGACCTCAGCGCGACGGCCGTCGCGACTGCGGCGTTGTACACGCTCTTCCGCGGCGTGCGCAGCCGTCGCTTGAGGACAGACGAGGAAGAACTGCGCGTACGCCGCCTTCTTGCCGAACACGGCGAAGACGACTCTCTCGGCTATTTCGCCACCAGGCGCGAGAAGAGCGTCGCCTTCTCGCCGAACGGCCGCGCCGCCGTGGCCTACCGCGTGCTCGCGGGCACCAGCGTCGCGAGCGCGGATCCCATCGGCGATCCCGACGCCTGGCCCGACGCGGTCCGCGCCTGGCTGAACGAGGCACGCACCTACGGCTGGACGCCCGGCGTGCTCGGCGCGAGCGAACGCGGCGCGAAGGTCTACGCCGACGCGGGTCTGCGTGCGCTGGAAATCGGTGACGAAGCCGTCCTCGACGTCCGCGACTTCAGCCTCGCCGGGCCGGAACGCCGCTCGGTCCGGCAAGCGGTCAAACGGATCGAACGGGCCGGATACACCACGAAAGTCCGTCGGCACAGCGAAATCCCGGCCGAAGAGATGGCCAGGCTGTTGCTGCACGCACAGCAATGGCGCGGCGCGGAGACCGAGCGCGGGTTCTCGATGGCGCTCGGCAGGCTCGGGGACCCGAGCGACGGCCGCAGCGTCATGGTGGAGGCGTACGACGCCAAGGGCGAGCTGCGCGGCATGCTGTCGTTCGTGCCGTGGGGGCGTCGTGGCCTGTCGCTCGACCTGATGCGGCGCGACCGCGACGCCGAGAACGGGCTCAACGAGTACATGGTCGCCGAGGTCGTGGCTGCGAGTTCACACCTTGGCGCACAACGGATCTCGCTGAACTTCGCGATGTTCCGCGCGGTCTTCTCCGAGGGGGAGCGGATCGGCGCGGGCCCGGTGCTGCGCGCCTGGCGCGGCGTGCTCAGCATGGCGTCGCGGTTCTTCCAGCTCGAATCGCTCTACCGGTCCAACGCCAAGTACGGGCCCGACTGGGAACCCCGTTTCCTGTGCTATTCCTCGGCTCGGCGGCTGCCACGGGTCGGCATCGTCGCCGGCGCGCTCGAAGGATTCGTCCCGACAGGACGGTCGGGCCGGGCGCTGAAACTGGAGACGGTCACCGACGAGTTCGTCGCCGAGGTCCACCGCATCGAAGCGAACGCGGCCACGCCCGCGCCGAAGCAGGTACGGCGCCCCGACCAGGTCCGGGTACGGATGGCGAAGCTGGATCGGTTGCGGGAAGCCGGGATCGACCCTTATCCGGTCGGCTTCGCCCGGGAAGATCTGCTCGGCGACGTCGTCTCGAAGTTCGGCGACCTGGGCCCGGACACCCACACCGATCATCGGGTCCGGGTCGCGGGCCGGGTGCTCGCGATGCGCAACCTCGGCGGGCTCTGTTTCGCGCGCGTCAAGGATTTCAGCGGCGAGATCCAGCTGATGCTCGACGCCTCCGTGCTCGACCTCGGCGGCTGGCGCCGCGGCATCGACCTCGGTGACCACGTCGGCGTGAGCGGGCAGGTCGTGACGTCGCGGCGAGGTGAGCTTTCCGTGCTCGTCGACGAATGGACTGTGACGGCGAAGAGCCTGCATCCGTTGCCGGACAAGCGAAAGGGCCTCACGGATCCGGAGACGCGGGTGCGGCAGCGGTACCTGGACCTCGCGGTGAACCCGGATTCGACGGCGATGCTGCGGATGCGCTCGACCGTCGTGCGCGCGGTGCGGGAGCGGCTGCACCAGGGCGACTACCTCGAGGTCGAGACGCCGATGCTGCAGACTGTGCACGGCGGCGCCAACGCGCGGCCATTCATCACGCACATCAACGCCTACGACATGCGGATGTATCTGCGGATCGCGCCCGAGCTCTACCTGAAGCGGCTTTGTGTGGCGGGAGTCGAGCGCGTTTTCGAGCTGAACCGGAACTTCCGCAACGAAGGCGTCGACGCGACGCACAATCCCGAATTCACCATGCTGGAGGCGTACCAGGCGTATGCCGACTACAACACCATGCGGACCTTGACGCGCGAATTGGTGCAGTGCGCCGCGGAGGCCGCGTACGGCGCGCAGGTGGTTCGCCGTCCGGGGCCGGACGGGAAGGTCGTCGAGTACGACATCTCCGGTGACTGGCCGGTGATCCCGGTCCACGAAGCCGTCTCGGCGGCGCTTGGGGAGAAGATCGACGCGAGCACCTCCGTCGCCGAACTCCAGCGGCTGTGCCGGGCGGCCGGGGTGCCGGTGAACGAGGAGGCCGGGCACGGCGATCTCGTGCTGAAGGCGCACGAGCACCTGGTCGAAGGCGCGACCGTGCTGCCGACCTTCTACACCGACTACCCGACCGACGTCTCGCCGCTGACCCGGCAACATCGCGTCGACCCTCGGCTGGCGGAGCGCTGGGATCTGATCGCGTTCGGTTCCGAGGTCGGCACGGCCTACACGGAGCTGACCGACCCGCTCGAACAGCGGCGGCGGCTGGAGGCCCAGTCGCTGCGCGCGGCGAGCGGGGACGTCGAGGCGATGGAGCTGGACGAGGACTTCCTGCTCGCGCTCGAACACGGCATGCCGCCGACCGGCGGGCTCGGCATCGGCGTCGACCGGCTGCTGATGATGCTGACCGGGGCGTCGATCCGGCAGACGGTGCTGTTCCCGTTCGTGCGCCCGCAGGGGTAG
- the panB gene encoding 3-methyl-2-oxobutanoate hydroxymethyltransferase, whose product MSATEKDSGELTAPYGTGAAPQATSGKKVRVHHLRDMKERGEAWPMLTAYDMYTAALFDEVGIPVLLVGDSAANNVFGYDTSLPVTVDELLPLVRAVTRSVKRALVVADLPFGSYQLSPQQALETSVRFMKEGRAHAVKLEGGRKFAPHVEALTSAGVPVMGHIGFTPQSEHNLGGYRVQGRGEAAEALLADALALEEAGAFAVVMEMVPAEAAKRITHELKIPTVGIGAGPDCDAQVLVWQDMAGLRRGRTPRFVKKYADLAGVLAGAATAFAEDVRRGEFPAPEHSFHD is encoded by the coding sequence ATGTCTGCCACCGAAAAGGATTCCGGCGAGCTCACCGCTCCGTACGGGACCGGCGCGGCGCCCCAGGCCACATCTGGGAAGAAGGTCCGCGTACATCACCTTCGCGACATGAAAGAGCGCGGCGAAGCCTGGCCGATGCTCACCGCCTACGACATGTACACGGCCGCGTTGTTCGACGAAGTAGGCATTCCCGTGCTGCTCGTCGGGGATTCCGCGGCGAACAACGTCTTCGGCTACGACACTTCACTTCCGGTGACCGTGGACGAGCTGCTTCCGTTGGTCCGCGCGGTCACCCGATCGGTGAAGCGGGCGCTGGTCGTGGCCGATCTGCCGTTCGGTTCGTATCAGCTTTCGCCGCAGCAGGCGCTGGAGACCTCGGTGCGGTTCATGAAGGAAGGCCGCGCGCACGCGGTGAAACTCGAAGGCGGACGGAAATTCGCTCCGCACGTCGAGGCGCTGACGTCGGCCGGTGTCCCCGTGATGGGACATATCGGATTCACGCCGCAGAGTGAACACAATCTGGGCGGCTACCGCGTCCAGGGGCGCGGCGAAGCGGCCGAAGCGCTGCTCGCCGACGCGCTCGCCCTGGAGGAGGCCGGCGCCTTCGCGGTCGTCATGGAGATGGTGCCCGCCGAAGCGGCGAAGCGGATCACGCACGAACTGAAGATCCCGACCGTCGGCATCGGCGCCGGGCCGGACTGCGACGCGCAGGTGCTCGTCTGGCAGGACATGGCCGGGCTTCGGCGCGGCAGGACCCCTCGCTTCGTGAAGAAGTACGCCGACCTCGCGGGCGTGCTGGCCGGGGCCGCGACCGCGTTCGCGGAGGACGTCCGGCGAGGCGAATTCCCGGCTCCGGAGCACTCCTTCCACGACTGA